Proteins from one Cryptomeria japonica chromosome 4, Sugi_1.0, whole genome shotgun sequence genomic window:
- the LOC131874968 gene encoding probable disease resistance protein At4g33300: MPRKEQCLSQKRELLDGTEFDAQLLSIHIGPTEENYWKEMNFSEAEALLLHFTSSECFLPPFLRSMKNLKCLMVFNYSKKKGTIKGLDVLSSLNQLKSVRLERLITLPTGKESKALSNIEKLSLSLCEGFEYTSAFINVNLTDFNLDHSSNLEQVPLSFCYMPSAQMWSITNCHLIQKLPYDLGNLSSLKMLKLSALPGLKELPPSIGKLGQLEYLDISFCEGLRELPEEIKHLKKLNEFDMRECSRLTRLPRAVCELNSLKLVICDEKVWKQWLRAKNISIAELRVEIAEAHFSLDWLDD, encoded by the exons ATGCCTAGGAAGGAGCAGTGTTTGTCACAGAAAAGGGAGCTTCTTGATGGCACAGAATTTGACGCTCAACTTCTCTCTATTCACATAG GCCCCACGGAGGAGAACTACTGGAAAGAGATGAATTTCTCTGAGGCAGAGGCTCTCTTGTTACACTTTACTTCGAGTGAATGCTTTCTTCCCCCATTTTTAAGATCCATGAAGAATCTGAAATGTCTCATGGTATTCAATTACAGCAAGAAGAAGGGAACTATAAAAGGTCTAGATGTCTTATCTTCACTCAATCAACTCAAAAGTGTCCGCTTGGAAAGATTGATTACACTCCCTACTGGGAAAGAAAGCAAAGCACTTTCAAATATAGAGAAGTTGTCTTTAAGCTTATGCGAAGGGTTTGAATATACATCTGCATTCATCAACGTAAACTTGACAGATTTTAACCTGGACCACTCGAGTAATTTGGAGCAGGTGCCCCTTAGTTTCTGTTATATGCCCTCTGCTCAGATGTGGTCTATTACCAATTGCCACTTGATTCAGAAGTTACCCTACGACCTTGGAAATCTGAGTTCTCTGAAGATGTTAAAGTTGTCGGCATTGCCAGGCCTAAAAGAGCTTCCACCATCAATAGGAAAACTTGGACAGTTGGAATACCTAGACATTTCATTCTGTGAGGGGCTGAGAGAACTTCCGGAGGAAATTAAGCACCTAAAGAAATTGAATGAGTTTGATATGAGAGAATGTTCTCGTTTGACGAGGTTACCAAGAGCTGTTTGCGAGCTGAATTCCCTGAAGCTTGTTATATGTGATGAGAAGGTTTGGAAGCAATGGTTGCGGGCCAAGAACATTTCTATTGCAGAGCTTAGAGTTGAAATTGCGGAAGCACATTTCAGTTTGGATTGGCTTGATGATTGA
- the LOC131037788 gene encoding probable disease resistance protein At4g33300, with protein sequence MDSVHYIDAIEMEENSTCVVPADSQFYVGLEKWIGHLKGLLMENEASVVAVQCMAGGGKTTLALALCNDLQIREYFDNNVIFITVSESPNLKGILGTMWKKIAGRKRQEFHNLEDAHMQLKQLISRQTKQTLLILDDVWSRADLEYLLFDGPGFKTVITTRDSSFIPTTLSTQFYQLPLLCQEDALSLFCFWAFGQKSIPSTANANLVNQLLEECDGLPLALKVIGSSLHGKSHEAWETAMRKISKGECISDSHKKGLIRLFEITIDSLDDVAKQCFQDLGLFPEDRKICADALLDIWVYVRDLQWHNAFAILSELASKNLLNLSCTSGSRAAISIRNTSELYFSQNNLM encoded by the exons ATGGATTCTGTTCATTATATCGACGCTATTGAAATGGAGGAGAATTCTACTTGTGTTGTTCCTGCAGATTCTCAATTTTATGTGGGGTTGGAGAAATGGATTGGGCATTTGAAGGGACTTCTGATGGAGAACGAGGCGTCAGTTGTTGCGGTGCAATGCATGGCGGGTGGAGGTAAAACTACTCTGGCGCTGGCTCTATGCAATGATCTTCAAATTAGAG AATACTTCGACAACAATGTGATTTTCATCACTGTGTCAGAGTCCCCAAACCTGAAGGGAATTTTGGGGACTATGTGGAAGAAGATTGCTGGAAGGAAGAGACAAGAATTTCACAATTTGGAAGATGCGCACATGCAGCTGAAGCAGTTGATTTCAAGGCAAACGAAGCAAACATTATTAATTTTGGATGATGTTTGGTCCAGAGCAGATTTGGAATATTTACTATTTGATGGGCCAGGATTCAAAACTGTTATAACAACTAGAGACAGTTCCTTTATCCCCACAACCCTGTCTACTCAGTTTTATCAATTACCATTGTTATGCCAAGAGGATGCGTTGTCGCTGTTCTGCTTCTGGGCTTTTGGACAGAAATCAATTCCAAGCACCGCAAATGCAAATCTGGTAAATCAG CTGCTAGAGGAATGTGATGGCTTGCCACTTGCTCTAAAGGTTATCGGAAGCTCTTTGCATGGGAAATCCCACGAGGCTTGGGAGACGGCAATGAGAAAGATTTCTAAAGGAGAATGCATATCAGATAGTCACAAAAAAGGACTCATTAGATTATTTGAGATTACTATTGATTCCTTAGATGATGTTGCTAAACAATGCTTTCAAGACTTGGGTTTGTTTCCAGAGGACAGGAAAATCTGTGCTGATGCACTGTTGGACATTTGGGTTTATGTTCGGGATCTCCAGTGGCATAATGCCTTTGCCATTTTGTCAGAACTTGCAAGCAAAAATCTTCTGAATTTAAGTTGCACTTCAGG GAGCAGAGCAGCAATCTCAATCAGAAATACCTCAGAGCTATATTTTTCTCAGAATAACTTAATGTGA